The sequence below is a genomic window from Glandiceps talaboti chromosome 14, keGlaTala1.1, whole genome shotgun sequence.
gatttcaaaatatccAAAGAGTGTGTCGAAGGATGATGTCAAATCATCACCAACTCTACAAAGTTTACAGATAGCTGTAAGAAACAGCAATAACTCCTGAAAAGTGTGCCGATATataacaatattcaaatatccGATTCACAGATGACGCAGAGAGCATATCTCCTAGACCAGTGTCAGAAATGTCTAAAAGACCAAAACCGAAGCTACGGAGTCGTAGGCGTCGAAGGAAACCTCAACGTTTTGTCGTGTTCAAACCATCTAAGAATAAAAGTGACAGTCAGCAGTATGGGTATGGGAACTTGGAAGCATTACATGGACGTCTGGAttacatatttgataaactCAATGACTTTAATTCGTCACGTGATGTGAAAATGAAGAATAGGAGTTTGACAATTGCAATGAGACAGTTTTCAAATATTCACTAGGATATTACAAATTAGACCAGGTACACGTCGTTTCAAATTACCGTTCACCGGttttatttaatacaaatatacagaaaccaataagacaCTGCATATTCTAATAACATAGCCAGATCACAATTTCTTGCTGCATTTTGTctgttatgaaataaaccatttagaCATACTGCAATTAGGCAGACACGCGGGTACCGATGTTTTGAAGTCTGCATTTGATATCTACATAGTGGCACATTAGGTCATTTcctgtagacaaaatgtagcaagaaactgtgttcattcttactatcttaaagtgtagtatgagcagtttatttgtttatgtgtggttgtatcaaacagagcagGTGAATGGTAACGTGAAACGGGCTGTAATTAAGAATACATAAGTCATAAATGATAGAATTCATTGACATTAGATTTAGTTAGTataattaatcaatcacaaaaccCCGTTCGATGTTAcaccatagacgttggagagagagagagggtcaGAGTTGGGGCACTCTATGGTTGCATCAACTGGCGTTGTTTCTACTTAAATGGCATGTGTTGGTGAAAGGTGAAAATGTGGTAATGTTAAATTGGGATTCCTGTCTTGAAGCGCTGTTACAATTTTCAGAAATAGAGTAAATTTAAGTGTATGTAATGTTTGATTATTATGACACATTGCTATACAAAGTTAATTACAGTTTAAGAAATGTTTAGTCCTGCGCAGTacttaaaaaatgtttattgcgaaattttttaaaattagtgTATAGAGTGTTCATTATTCAACAAGTTCAAAGTTTGCATCTTAAAATACCTAGCgtgaaaatttacatttacaaatgcATTTACTATTGTTTAGTTGAATATGCAACACTTCGTTTATTATGATTGAAATCTAGTAATATATTTGACTATGAACAGACAACCAGCTGACAATTCTAGGAATATTTATCATCTCAGCTTTACTTTTCAAGTTCAGAGATGTTCACATTGAATGACATTAATATATCGATGTGTTAAAATCCTCTCGTTAATGTGTTAATTAGCTCAATCATACTATTTCTATTTTAGTTATTCCAAAACGTAAACAGCGGTGTTATTCTCAGAGAGttatttacaacaattataTAACATCTGTAGACATAAACAAGATGTTAAATGCGTTAAAAAGTGTAAAATTCATGTTTAAAAAATACGTAATTCAGTGAAATTTATGTATCATGCGATTTTGTTGTATATAAGTTAATAGTAAGGAGagcaatagttttttttttttatcttgggTCCTTCTTTTTACCGACAAAACATCCTATATTAGGACAATGAAATATACGAAtcataatgaatattttcaattaactcttgttttctgtactgcttatcaTAGTGTTCTCCCTACTAGAACACTGGTAACACCATTCTTACCATCAAAGCCggcatgcttggcaggtttctaccacTCTTCAAAAGtattctaccatccttgagctttagtaatcttttgaatgataatattataataatactttcacgtaaagagaaatggctgatcctAATGTCTGTTTTAAACATGACAGAGTAGGTTTCAATGTTGATGACATTCAtagtgtatgcaaatttgatattgatatgtaaattgctatgcaaattagccaccagCCTTGCCATctatcctggggagaacacagTACAATCATGCATTTTCTGTATTGTAAATTTTCATGATTCATACCTTTCATTGTACAAGTGATGTTGCATttgaatttaatacatttacaaGATTGTAAATAGAAATAACAAGTTAAACTCACGTCATGTATCTCTGTATGGACTAATACATTTTCTATaaagatcattttcatttcaaagaatACACAATTAATATATGCCATGAGTAAAAAAATTTTCCcgatttcttttcatttcaaaacattgaACATTCACCTTTTCAAAAGTTTAATACCTTGTTGCTCTTGACAACTGGCCATCCTGACTTAGTTTTAATGTAAATGTGAGTGTATACAAGCAAATGTACATCTATACTAGACAATCTGGCAATGGTTAGGTCAGGTCTAAAGCTACATTTTCATAGACATCAAGTCTGTGTCTCACAGGGGACAGGAGGCACATATATGTGTTGATCTGCACAATTTTCTTACTCTATCTGCTTTTATGTTCAATAAAAATATGACTGTTGTAGAAAACCATTTTATTATTGCCTTGTGTTCAGCATTCTCGCACACCTGCGCAAATTTTTCTGTTGATGTAACATAAAATCTTGGTGGGTATGTGCCATGATGAGGCCTGTGGTTTATGATATGTCTTTAGCTGTTATCAGCTAATGCCCAGTCCTAAGAGTACGTACACATGGTGTGATCACCATACATCTTTCCATTCTGTAAACATTCCTGACCTAGAGTATGGCATGTACACATTCTTACAGGAATGGGGAGGGGAGAAAATAGTTGTACATCTCACACAACAGTTACCTGACAAATCAAGCAACAtgtgcatgttatttttgtacaaaaaaattgCAACACAcctgtttttcttctttttttacagATATTACTTGGaagtttattttattatcaagAAATTATCACACTTGCAAATGATGAAAAAAGAACTTAAATACAAAGAATAAATTGATTCTGGAAATGTACTCTAacattttcaattcaaaattacaaatatcTAAACCAAGGAACTCAAGAATGCAACTACACAAAGTTGAACTTCATTGGTTAAATTAGAACATCTCAAAAATATCAGCCAATCAAAACATGTCTTGTACATTGAAATGGATAAACCTTCTGGGATTTGTCGAGTTACCtgtttgaaatcaaaatgtacatgtgattgACAGACTACTGAGGTATTGGCCATACAAATGATAATTTAAAGTTTGACCAGGGACTAAATA
It includes:
- the LOC144445677 gene encoding uncharacterized protein LOC144445677 → MILATLFVTVIVWAYEWANEQNSDETNDIVDFMWWKIMSMAGMHERAKQYDPWIEREEEGDQEDEEGEGEKEEEVLIEDEKKEDDAESISPRPVSEMSKRPKPKLRSRRRRRKPQRFVVFKPSKNKSDSQQYGYGNLEALHGRLDYIFDKLNDFNSSRDVKMKNRSLTIAMRQFSNIH